CTAGGTTATGTATGATATTTTTTTGGAAGAACTTTATTTTAGGTAATCGTGCCTTCTCCATCAGGGCACCTCGCTTTGGAACGACCTGAGAAGGCTTGCTGAATCAGTGACttctttttaaatcacttcTGAAAACATATTTCTATTAGACTTGCTTTTATGTGATGCTGTCTTTTTATCGTCtttttcattatgtttttatccTATCTCctgttaatttaatttatttattgaattggGTTTTAGTAACTCAGCACTCATATGGTTCACTTCTTACCTAACAGATAGGACACAAGTCTATGATGTTGAGGGGACCCTCTCTGATTCACAGAGTATAACATGCGGGGTGCCCCAAGGTACGATCCTGGGGTCCCTGTTATTTTTAGTATACATAAATGACATATCAGCTGCGGTACGGTGCAAGTTGCTATTAGACCTATATGCTGATGATTCTGCTTTACTTTTCCCATGGTGTAATGTAAAAGACATTGAAAATACTCTTGGCATAGAGCATGAGTCTGTCAACCAGTGGCTAGTAGACAATAAGCTCTCTATGCATCTGGGCAAGACTGAATCAATCTTGTTTGGTACAAAAAAGGAAGTTTGGCAAAATCAAATACTTTAAAGGTGATTTGTAATGGGTCTGAAATTGTATCTAAATCAAGTgttacatatttgtgtttaaCATTGGATCAATCACTTATAGGTGAATCCATTACAGCCAAAGTTTTAGCCAAATGTACCTGTAAGTTGAAGTTTTCATATCGCAAGACAAAGCTTTTTGATTTTTCTGTAAATAAAGTATTGATATTAACTCTGATTCAATGTCATGTGGCTTTTGCTTGCTTTGCATGGTTTTCTGGGTTGACTGTGAaacttaaaaacaaattgtAAGTGCTGCAAAACAATGTTATTCGGTCACTGTTAAAAGcacccctcccacccccccGTACTCATATTGGTAGGGAGGAGTTTATAAGAGCTGGTCTACTATCCGTACATCTAAGAGTAGAACAACTTCAGCTGAACCATATGTTTAACATTGTTAATGGTCATGCCCACAAATATTTATGCTCTAATGTAACATGGTCCACACGCAGCATAGTCATAATACTAGGATCAGCATCCGCTTCTGCATAGTTCCTAGAGCTaataatgcaattaaaaaaaaaatcttttacacTGGTATCATGGCATGGAATAGTTTGCCTACTGCTACAAAACTATCATAACGAGGGatttttacagcatttttgttttttatttatttagttttatgtgATGTCTCCCCCCCCAATACTGTCTTTTTAGTCTGAGTTTGTCTGCTTCTTGTCTATTGTTTCCTGTGTGTAACACCAAGGACCGTGCTGGAAATAAGTATTTTACTTTAGAATGTCATCCTTTGGATTACTGTTTTATCGTCCTGATcagaaatcaatcaatcaatcaatcaatcaatcatacaaataatattattaaattcTTTGTTCACCAATCATATCTTAACTATCAAAAGGTCACCCTGCTTTTTCATTCTATGTTACACTGCAGTGTATTTAACAGTAAAAGCTAATGAGGTGGCCAGACTTTGGCATTCATCCAAGCCACCTTTATAAAGCACTTAATGAGATCTTCTGATTCAGTGTTGTGAAaatcaacacacagacagataagaATGTCCACTGTTTGCTCTTAAAATAGGATCAATGGTGAATAAAATGTTCAAGACTGcaacataaaacataatggaCAATAGATAGTTAGAGAAGAATCATTATATGTAAATGGAGAGTGTGCATATTTACAACAGTTCAAAATAATGGTCATCTCCTTTGCCTTAAAGAACTGTTAGTTGTGGTTATTGCTGCCTTTAAGTGCTCTTCTGAGAGTCATAAATGGGGTTTGTTGTGCTTTTCAGTGCTTTTGTCCTGCTTACGATACAATTTCTTTGCCGCAAAAATAATATTGGGCTTGGCATTTACTGTCCAAAGTAAGTTGCTGCACACGCAAACAAAACTATTAGTcaaagaaactgaaaaaaaaaaaaaaatttatttttagCAATAGTAAAGCATCACACAAATGAATAACTGTAAGATTCAGCACTTATACCTTCTTTTGGaatgattgggggggggggttgcccTTAAAACAGGCTCCCTAAATTGTACATATTAGCCTTCATAACAACTCCCAAAGGGTTCATGTCATGGGAGAATGTAGGCCTACaactttttgtaactttttttttaattatttccgACAGCACCTGAAGGCAACATTAGTGTCAGCTGCACCAAGTGCAGCAGCTGAATTTAATAACTTAATTAgactaaaaaagtaaaatgaagaCACGAAGAAATTAAtgaaaaattaagaaaatagtTATTAGTGTGTATTTGGAAATCTTTACTACCTAAGCCTAATAGAccgttttcacagcagacatgctgacatgtcatagtaggaaaaacacaggtgtattaataccattaatgatggctgcatttcACTTAGGAGAAACcctggtgttgttcatgctgactcactgaaatagcttactgggacacaagccatcgttaaggttatcaatttcagctgtgctgttCCTacaatgacaagtcaaaaatgtctgctgtgaacaAGGTCTATTAGTTACGCTCATCTTAAAATAAGTCACCCTCTTTTATTACTCTTAAATATACTTCTGACGCATTTGACTGTAAGCAGCAcgtgctattttttttttaaccgacCGTAGAAAATTTAAATAgcccaacatttatttttgtcaggGTGCACCACTAGTCTTGTTTATTAAACCAAGATGACTTTAACCCGGCAGGACTTTGAAAGCAATGCCTGTGTTGTTTGAATACGTAATAAAACGTGTACTTTTCTTTTACCGACTTGTTTTCAGATGCTCCGTCTGACTGCAGGGCGCGTGGGAAGCCTGATTGCTAGACGTGCAACAGTGGCCTTGACTACCAACAGCGCGAGGATGGCGAGTCACGGTAACATCCAGATTCAGACAGCTAAACCtacacatttaaaatcatatcaaatatgtttttcatcagaccaactttCTTCATGATTTAGCCAAAGAGTGTTTCACAGATTAACATCATGAAACACAGAAAAGAAGACGAGTAAAACTTTATGCTCCTTAATTTGAGTTTTTTCCAAAATAATGTCACTTCCTGAAAATGGTCTCAATGGAGTCTGTTTTCTGGTAGTAGTTCTTGTAGAAGTTGAGTACTTTGCAGACATGGTAAAAGCAAGGACATAACGCACCAAAATAAAGCTCAGGTagctcaaagtaaaaaaaagtttttaatgagacttattttgtgtttgtcacTAAGAAGATCTTAATCTATAATTGAAGCCAGTTGTtataaatatttgacttttacttaaataaaggattggaatacttcctccaccactgcatacttttattttgatagcaGCCGTTACCAAAAAAAGATGCCTCCATAGTTTTTAGATGTAAGGGAAAACATTGACCCCGTAAATACAGAGGGGTATGTGTACAGCTCTGTGACTCtagctgtggaaaaaaaaaatgagatggtCACAGAATTTGGTGTTCTTTCAAAAAGCTAACCTGGAGATTATATACTGAATTGGTATAAACACGggtatacactaccggtcaagagtttggggtcacttacaAATtcccattccactccattatagacagaataccaactgagatcagttgcattgtttttttttttaatcagggcagcagttttcagattacattatgtgcttacataattgcaaaaggattctcgactgttgtagaaagaagtggctgatctttaatgcaatatcttcattacccacaatcagcaaccattcatccaatgtcccaaaggcacattctgtttactaatctgatatcattttaaaaggctaactgagaaaacattgaagAATCCTTTTGCAACagtatgtaagcacataatctgaaaactgctgacctggtttaaaaaaaaaaaacaatgcaactgatctcagctggtattctgtctgtaatggagtggaatggaaatttctaagtgaccccaaacttttgatcGGTAGTGTAAAGGTACAGCAAAGGTTGACAGCAGTATGTTAAGCTGCATGAAACCACATTCAAAGCAACCCATTTTGATTAGTCATTCACGCAGTGTTCTCACTTTatgtatgtaacttttcccCCATTGTTCAGAAGACTGGGTGTACCAGAACAGGAGGCATCAGTCTGAAGTCTCAAACCAGCAGATGGCGCTGCTGTACCATCAGACACATGATCCTTGGGGCTATTGTGTTAGAAGTGTAGGACACGTTACCATTTTCTGAACCAgggttttaaaatgttgtcttGACTGCACATTGCATCAGTTGGTTCCAAAAGTGACCcttcctgtctctgtccatcCAGAGGTGGCACAGACAGTGGACATGTCTCAGCCAATGTACGTGGACCGTCTGGACACCCCTCTGCCTGACAAACCGTACACTGATGTCCTGACTGCTGCTGACAAGAGCCTGAAACAGAAGGAGAAAGGACCCTGGAGCCAGCTGACCCAAGAGGAGAAGCTTGCCTGTAGGTTCTTCTCTCCTCGCAGGCTGAGACTGTGGAGCTGCTGAGGTGGAACACAATACAGCGAAAACTCACACATCGCAACAAAATGACATGAAAACGCACCTAAAATTAATACAATACACTTTTTAATATACATAGACCACAATTCCTTCAAAAGCACAGGGCAACCAGGGGTGGAGAGTGTACATTTACTGAAGAACAGTAAGTACAATTCTGAGGTACTTTGGTTGAGTATTCCAATTTCATGGTATGTTAACATTATACtactacttcactacatttcacagTAGTGGAGTACTTTTTACTCTAACTATATCtatcagatgaatgtagtggagtactccactacattcatctgatgGATGTAGTTGCTGTTCTTTTGCAGATTAAGATCTTAAcagagatgctcacaagtctGTTGGCTAAAGTCCAAGTTTGCTAACCTATCAGGGTGTTTTCAGGTGCCTGATAACATTAGATGTAGCATCATGCATGCATTAGAtgttgtcctctctctctctctcatgtggCCACGTGCAGCAGATACGTTGCGTGTTACCTAGGTAGGTTATAGGTTACGCAGGGAGGGAAATGACGTTCAGCTAATCAGCtgtttcctaaaaataaagattgttcacGAGTCCTGCATCTCGaggtcaagtctgaagtcttttggagGACGAGTCTCAAGTCACCGTGTGTGCGAGTCTcaaactcgagtccccatctctggatCTTTAAAACCTATGATGCGCAGATGCAATACTAAAGGAAAGTCACCCAACAGTATATGAGCTGGTTAGAATACTACGTGTTACTGTGtcagtaataataatcaattCTATTTATCTATAATTCTAAATCTAATATAACTGAGGGGTCATTTGCCTGCATAGTGAGTACTTTTGATACTATAGgtacatttttctgataaccttttatttaagtaaaatgcAGATTACAGAACGGCATGCCAACATggtgacagttacattttacacCCAATGACTCGGGGGAGGGAGGCTGAAGTGTCAATGAGAGACCCATTGAGACAGGAGTCCCCAACTCAAAATGCAGCgcagctttgttttattttcatgtcttTGTAGATGGCCTAATGAATGTGTGGTTTAAGCTCTACAAAGAGAGACTGCATCATTAGACacatcatgctcattttcaggttgatACTTGATAGTCGTGCATATAATGGTGACACAATACAGGACAGGAGAAATATTTCCATATCATTAGTGGTACGCTTTCCCTATTTTCTCTTCTTGACCCTATATCTCGCCCGTCTCTCGTGTCCTTCATGTCTCCTCTCGCAGTGTACCGGCTCGCGTTCCATCAGACCTACTCGGAGATGAAGCAACCGTCAGCTGAGTGGAAGACTGTCTTGGGCGGTATGTTCATCTTCATGGGCTTCACTGGCCTGCTGGTCTGGTGGCAGACAGCCTACGGTAAGTCTGACTTCTACACTCTGAAAGGACAAcccatcgtgtgtgtgtgtagagtccAGTGAAGTGCTATACATGTCTCTATTCCTTGTTTGCTCTAGTCTACCCTGCACGTCCCAGGACCTTTGACGAGGAGTGGCAGGCCAAACAGCTACAGAGGATGTTGGACATGAGGGTCAACCCCATCGAGGGCTTCTCAGCCAAGTGGGACTATGAGAAGGGCCAGTGGAAGTAAAGAGACGACTGTGGTGCAGGGTCCCGAGCTGTCCCCTCAGAAAGTGGATTTGTTCCACTCTGAAGCTGCTGTCAAAGTTAGTCGCATATTTGAATTTTGCATTGTCAAACCACTAGGAGGATGGAGCTTATCCACTGTAAACATCTCTGGGGCCTTTTGACTCTGTGCCACCTCTGGCTCTCAGCCAGGGGCCTCTTCTCCAACCACTTCTGTCATGGTGATAACTTTGTCCGTCCTGTTGTAACCTTTATCATAAATAAAATTTTGCTTATGCCAACTCTGTCCAactctttaatttaaaaagcagtgcacaaaaagtcattaaaagtgaGAATCTGAGCATCTGTTTCATGAAGGTCCTGACATTACCCCAGTGGTAGGAAGTAACTTACTatctttactcaagtactttCAGTAATTtctgaggtactttacttgagtatttccattttattccaCTTTTCTACtcctacatttcagagggagatattgtactccactatatttaatttattataatttatttttaactatACTTATTAGTTAATGTTTTCATAGCAAAGATTTAATCAGCTTCTAAATTTATAACGTTCTCTTGGTTAGTGATAAgagaacttttctttttttggggggggggacttttcTGCCTTTATGAGAGTGAgagatgcaggaaatcgtcacaggtcggactcgaaccctggacctctgcgttgaggcatgaacctccaagtatatgtgcacctgcaccgagccaacccggccacacaatCTTCCTCTTAAGTCATAGTCTGTAATAAGTCTTTAAAGTCTAAAGCATGCATAATGTAACATGCAGGTTTGaagtaatacatttttcataattcTACTTCTGCTTCTTTTACTTAaatgatctgagtacttctACCACCACTGCATTTCTTTAACAAATGGGAGGTgcttaaaaaaagcaattcatttGTCTACAGACAATGTCTTTTTACTCAATCTAGTGAATAGTTTTGTCTAATACTTTAGTTTATGACCTAGTATGTGCACAACTATTGACATTCAGTGCCAATTAGCAACTGTTAGCATGCACATAAACAgcaacacactaaactaagatgccTGCTCATTTTGGGTGTAAAAGTTAACTTTCTTCAGGCTCATTTCTTCTTCTGGAAACACCTGGAATATTGAAGATCTCTTCATGCATGCATGCTTTAACACACCCACTCACTATCCAAGACTCTGGAGTAGACAAGGCAGACTCAGTACATCCTCCAACATTGGCTTTATTAGGTtcaatgtaattacatttttttacaacGGCATTCTAAGACACACGAACGGACGATTGGACGTGGTTGCGATCTTTAATTGTGTACTCTTTATGGCCAACAAGAATGCACCAGAGACCtaactttttgaaaatattttcttaCTTTGCATTTTCTCATCTAGTGGCAGTCCaataatcctaaaaaaaaacaaaaaaacaacaaatgacaATGCATATTAATGCAAAGATGGAGTTTAAGGCCATTTGAAAGGGGCACATTTAGGCTTTTTACaccaaatataaataatgtttaaaagccATCAGTTCTGATTTTCTTAAATATGTTACTAAGCTAATGTACTATTCTAATTAGTTTAAATAACTAGCATATATGCAGGGCTGTGACACTTCCTCGATTTGTGCCTCCTTCaagaacatttttgtcacacagAAAttcacacgcatgcacactcacatacacacacatacacacacactcacatatgtGTAGGAAGAGAACTTGTTAAGGTGAGGGCCAGGACGGCAGAGAAAAGCCTTGGAGTAGCTTCTTGCTGGGGCATCCgctagaaaaatatatatatactgtactggAATGTAAGAGAGCAGACCTCAGCTCATAAGATGCTCAGGACACAAGCATTTAGAGGATGATACTCATCAATCGTCAATGCAGTTGTTTTTTGGGGTGAAATATTTGTTTCAGGGATAATACGTTACGAAAGAGAAATCCATGTATGTAAATGATTCTGTGAACTATGAGGATGAAAACGTCGACACTGACGGAGAGAGATGAGTCCAGCTATGAGGATGGAGGCCGAGCTGGCAGCTGGACCCTCGCGCTGACAATGCAGTAGGGACGTAACGATGCAGCGTGAATGGGTTCAAAATCCATATAAATGTGAAAAGTTGCCATGCAATTTTTTAAACAGCTTAGGGCGTAATCTACTTTTGGATTTCACTCgtttgacttcagacgtcactaTGGGTCCTcggtttatttatttgaagagttgttgttttttttcctatttatttacagattttgatgtgggatttgttttcaaaatctaattattgtttatttaaatgtagttATTCAAGATAAAATAccatttcagttgcactttgAAAAAGAGGACACAGGCACAGTTTATATACATTAAAAGGAAACATTTTCAGTTGTTCGTCTGCAGctcattatgttaaaaaaaatcatgagaAAATGGTATCCTAAACTTAAAATCGTGAATCGTATCGAATCGCGAGTTGAGTGTATCATTACATCCCTACAATGTAGTGatggtgacattttttttttttacagtcccATCATTTAAATTAATCTAGTACTGAACCTTTCTTTGATGAGGAAATGCCACCTGCCTGTCCTGTGCTTTATTGAGCTGCTATAACAAATATGAATAGAACCCAGGACCTGTTGTTGTTAGCTGGAGACAGCATTTGGAATAAGATCAAGTTTAACGCATTGGGAGGGGATGACCTTCCCTCCCTTCCCAGTAAATGAATCGAGCTGCCAGTTGTTGGTGCGTGAAACGCCAGGCGACAAACACTCCTCCGACTTTGAATTAAAGATGTTCAGAAACAAAGACGAGGTCTCCTTCTCCCAGCCTCTCGTGGACTACACGAGACTGGCAGGTGTGTGCGTTAcggtgtgtgcgcgcgtgtcgAGACGTGTTTGTGTGGAGCAGCGGTCGCCAGCTGTGACTGACACACGTGACTAGGTGCAGTGACAGCCGGGGGGGATTGCAGAAGAAGAGGTGGAGCTGGATGGAGAGGGAACGAGGAGGAGAGGCGGATGGAGATTTGACAGATTTGAGGCGTCTGGGGAGGACGGAGGAGGAGAagttgggggggagggggtcgCTGTGAAAGCAATGCATGGATAACTtggagtgaatgtgtgtgagatgAGATGTGAAGGTTTGGGTGTAAACTTTTACGGTCCTACAGCCTCCGACAGTCACTGATTGGCTTAAGATGGTAAACAGACACATTTCGACACTGATCAAACTCAAACTGCATCTGATGCAGAACTGCAATCGCCGCCTCCCAGGCAGCTGCTTCATCACTTCGCTACGTCAATCTTCAAAAGGCTATGATGCTCACTCGGGTGATAACATGAAGAACAACTGTGTCACTGATAGATGGAAGATTTGACTAATGGTTAGAAAATAAGGAATGGTTGTCGAGGTTAGCACATAGAGGAACATTAGTCTCCTGTTGGAGCATTGCAGCACATGATTAGGATTTTATTGCAAAATTAGCACAGAAATAACTCCAACACTTTATATTAACCCCATTAAGCAGTACAAACCAGTATGGCTGCAAACTAACGGTTAGTTTCATTGTCGAGTCATCTTTTTTGCTTCGATTACTCAATCtttaagttataaaaagtcagaaaatagtgaaacatttcccaacacccaaaaacaattGATTTACAATCATTTAACATAAGAgaatcacatttaagaagctggaatcaatgtattttttttggtcatttttgcttgataattattaatcaattatcaaaactgCTGCCATTGACTTATCAATCAACTAACTAATTATTTGCAGCTCTATAAACTatgaatccattttttttttttaaacactaatgtagttgtaaacaaatacacggatatttcaagtgtttattaatgtattttttttcaacaattatGACTTAGAACTTGGCATCTAGTGTATAACTGGACTATGAACAGATATATCATTTTATATAATAATTTGGACAGGACAATATATCGCaaatatatctgtatcagtgacAAACTAGATTTGAAACCGTGTCACCATTACATAGTTTGTtcaccagagagcactgacaagctgatttttcaaatgtaaaacgTCCCACTGAGTATGCATCTTTTTCACATAAAACTAATCAgtatcaagattttttttttttggggtgtaatggttttattttgtaaactgaaatggtgtatttctttattatatttattcatCAACCCCCTGTAGTACATGGCCCTAAATTATTTACTATTTCTCAGGTCAAGAATGACCCTTCAAGCTCAACACGTCTGTATTAAACCTGTTCATGTGTATACACAGTTAATCCATGTCTAATATCACACTGTAAGGATGTGTGTATTCATTAAATATGATTGAAACTGTTATCTTGTAAGTCATTCATTAActgtttattcattcattaacCAGTTATGGACACATCATAGGAGAAGTTTCattgttgacaaatacattaataaacactattATAGTGttttataaaccatttattaaatgtttatatactgctaataaatgctaaataggcgggttaaaataaagtgttgccaaaataaaaactttacGCCCAAATACCCAACTTACACGCCTGTCACGCTGTCCGGGGCGCGCCGCTGTGACCGGTGCTgctatgtattgtatgtgttgCTACGGTATTTGCTGCATTTCTCAGCTACTGTGTAGTTAACATGGACGCTCTGAGCCATGGCGCCCTGCTTGGATGAACTGCGGGTTGCACCGATTCTGAGAACTTTCCACGGCGCAGTGCTCTGGCACTCGGCAGGTTGACTGAACACAAACAGGATCAGATCGAGGCCAAGTATGACTATAAAGCACAGACCAGCGGGAGcagtgttggggggggggtttaatgGTTCACAAATCCAAAACCAAAACGcaccaacaaacacaaaacaagcagaGGAGTTAGTTTCTTATTATTTAGTTTAAGACTCCCGTGTTTTGTTAACTAATATGTTTGAATCCTTCTCATTTACcattcacacaaaaacaataggAATTACGCACAGGGCAAGACAAAACAATCAGTGTATGGAGTCATGGATTATACTATACGTGTTGGTGATCAGGATGCCTGGCAGGAAATGGGAACTATAAATGCTGCTCAGGGGAAGGTGCTACGTCCTCCCCTGCTTTCACTCTTCATATGGCACACACAGAGCTATTGTAGAGACGTCTGTGGGGGACAAGCATCCAAACAAGCTTTAAGACGAGACATGTAGAGCAGTCAAGCCCCTAACGCACTGGCTCTTTAGATCTGCGAAGGCTGGAGACTTTAAGCCTCTTTTGACGAGCAAAATGGGAAAACCAAAATTTGTTAAAACTAATGAATACAAACATAAAGAACCAGTGGAGAAAGAAATAACACAAATTTGTtcagtaaatgaaaaaaataacatgtctGTCAGTGTATAACCGCACATTTTTCATCAAGGTGGAACACGCGAATACTAGTGAAGCTTCCTCTTTTTCGCAAAAGTTCAACAACATGTAAGGATTTCTCAGTCCAatgtgggatgtgtgtgtgtgtgtgtgtgtgtgtgggggata
This genomic interval from Sander vitreus isolate 19-12246 chromosome 7, sanVit1, whole genome shotgun sequence contains the following:
- the cox4i2 gene encoding cytochrome c oxidase subunit 4 isoform 2, mitochondrial, whose amino-acid sequence is MLRLTAGRVGSLIARRATVALTTNSARMASHEVAQTVDMSQPMYVDRLDTPLPDKPYTDVLTAADKSLKQKEKGPWSQLTQEEKLALYRLAFHQTYSEMKQPSAEWKTVLGGMFIFMGFTGLLVWWQTAYVYPARPRTFDEEWQAKQLQRMLDMRVNPIEGFSAKWDYEKGQWK